The Helianthus annuus cultivar XRQ/B chromosome 16, HanXRQr2.0-SUNRISE, whole genome shotgun sequence genome includes a window with the following:
- the LOC110935877 gene encoding acylsugar acyltransferase 3, with translation MTMISSLLRFGRRQLHTIVSTEIIKPSFPTPSHLKKYNLSVFDQSIPSSFSPLITFYPNTGVYQSSHDQMHDLKTSLSYTLTKYYPFAGRHAKTKPTYVDCNDQGAVVLEASIDSTLSDFLRTSQHEDLDQLFPYERTWRHSNHGDQDLQSDTVIPLAIKVNHFECGGVALAVSLSHKIADAYSLIHFVSHWARVCSKRETCEVPFEFDPHFISFENTKINFSETSLQQSNDCVTRSFIFPKTKINELKLKAMTAGGSGQHINNPTRVEVVTWLLYKCAVAAATKNNLGSFKPTSICLAVNLRDKMMEPLPKTSIGNFLCRLEVQTSNEMELKPELLIGELRNQKMKMHGIKNIEAAIAPLLNTSSNSKQEENQGRLDNAYICSSLCGYPAYGIDFGWGAPIKATLPGNLRKNSFILMDASKEEGIEALVCLRKQDMDILERDPELLLFADFSSS, from the coding sequence ATGACGATGATAAGTAGTCTATTAAGATTCGGTAGAAGACAACTTCACACAATTGTCTCAACAGAAATCATCAAACCTTCTTTTCCTACCCCTTCTCACCTCAAAAAATACAATCTTTCGGTTTTTGATCAATCCATTCCAAGCTCATTTTCTCCGCTGATTACATTCTACCCGAACACAGGCGTTTATCAAAGTTCACATGATCAAATGCATGACCTCAAGACTTCGTTATCCTACACATTAACAAAATATTACCCTTTTGCTGGTAGACATGCCAAAACTAAACCAACCTATGTAGATTGCAACGATCAAGGCGCTGTGGTCCTTGAAGCATCCATTGATAGTACCCTCTCAGATTTCCTTCGAACCTCACAGCATGAAGATCTTGACCAGTTATTTCCATATGAAAGAACTTGGAGGCACTCAAACCATGGTGATCAGGATCTTCAAAGCGACACTGTGATCCCACTTGCAATTAAAGTAAACCATTTTGAATGTGGAGGAGTAGCACTCGCAGTGTCGTTATCCCACAAGATAGCAGATGCGTATAGTCTGATCCATTTTGTAAGCCATTGGGCACGAGTCTGCTCCAAAAGGGAGACATGTGAAGTTCCCTTTGAGTTTGATCCACACTTTATTTCTTTTGAAAACACAAAGATAAATTTCTCTGAAACTTCACTACAACAATCAAATGATTGTGTTACCAGGAGTTTCATATTCCCCAAGACAAAGATTAACGAGCTTAAGCTCAAAGCCATGACTGCAGGAGGATCTGGACAACACATCAACAACCCTACTCGCGTAGAAGTTGTGACTTGGTTACTTTATAAATGTGCAGTGGCAGCAGCTACCAAAAATAACTTGGGTTCTTTTAAGCCAACAAGCATTTGTCTTGCGGTCAACTTAAGAGACAAAATGATGGAGCCATTGCCCAAAACTTCCATTGGAAATTTTCTTTGTAGGTTGGAGGTTCAAACTTCGAATGAAATGGAATTAAAGCCGGAGTTGTTAATCGGTGAACTAAGGAACCAAAAGATGAAAATGCATGGTATAAAAAATATCGAAGCTGCAATCGCTCCACTTTTGAACACATCTTCCAATTCTAAGCAAGAAGAGAATCAAGGAAGACTCGACAATGCTTATATTTGTTCAAGCCTATGCGGATATCCAGCATATGGGATTGATTTTGGGTGGGGAGCGCCAATAAAAGCAACACTTCCTGGAAATCTAAGGAAGAATAGCTTTATTCTGATGGATGCATCCAAAGAGGAGGGTATTGAAGCACTTGTTTGTCTACGAAAACAAGACATGGATATTCTTGAAAGGGATCCTGAGCTTTTGCTTTTTGCTGATTTTTCTTCAAGTTAG